The Paenibacillus mucilaginosus 3016 genome includes the window GGGACAAAGCGAATATCTCCGGCGCGAATGACAAGTACGACCTGATGCCGGCCCTCAAGGGACCCTCGGGCGAGAAGAACGTCACCCGGACGAACGGAATGGGCTTTGACCGCGGCCGGATGGTGGTCACCAAAGAGAACAAGAACCTGGAGGCCACGGCCAAGTGGATGGATCAGCTGTACGATCCGCTCCAGTCCGTGCAGAATAACTGGGGCACTTACGGCGATACGGCCCAGCAGAACATTTTTGAACTCGATCCATCGACCAACATGCTGAAGCACCTGCCCCTGAACGGCACGGCTCCGGTTGAACTGCGGCAGAAGACCTCCGTCGGCGGACCGCTGGCGATTCTCGACAGCTACTACGGCAAGGTGACGACGAAGCCGGACGATGCCGCCTGGAGACTGGACCTGATGAAGAAGGTCATGGTGCCGGACATGAAAGCGAAGCAGATTTATCCGCGGGTGTTCTTCTCGCTCGAGGAGCTGGACCGCCTCTCGGCCATCGAAACCGACCTGTTCGCCTACGTGCTCCGTATGCGCACGGAATGGATGGAGAATGGCAGGGTCGAAGCGGAATGGGCCGACTACCTGAAAGAACTGGACCGGCTTGGCCTGCAGGAATGGCTGAAGATCAAGCAGGCCGGGTATGACCGCAGCGTAACCCAATAAATCAAGGGAATGGGAGAGATGATCCATGAATGCCACACCATACCTAGAAAAATACCGCTCGCAGTTTCACTTTACTCCGCCGGCGAATTGGATGAACGACCCGAACGGCATGGTCTACTGGGACGGGGAGTATCACCTGTTCTATCAATATCATCCCGGCGGTACCACCTGGGGGCCCATGCACTGGGGGCATGCGGTAAGCACGGATTTGACGCATTGGGAGCATCTGCCGATGGCCTTGAAGCCGGACCGGCACGGCCAGATCTTCTCGGGATGCGCCGTCGTGGACTGGGAGGACAGCAGCGGCTTCTTCGCCGGCAGCCCGGGTCTGGTGGCGGTCTTCACGCATGCGGACCAGCATCCGGATACGGACCGTCCAAGACAGCGTCAGAGCCTGGCCTACAGCCTCGATAAAGGAAGAACCTGGACGATGTACGATGGGAACCCTGTGCTCAGCCATGAGCAGTTGACCGATTTCCGGGATCCCAAAGTGTTCTGGTATGCTCCCAATCGGACGTGGGTCATGGTGATTGCTGCGGGGGACCGCGTGCTGTTCTATACGTCTCCCGACTTGAAGGCATGGGCGTATGCAAGCGAGTTCGGGGCGGAGGAAGGCTCGCACGACGGCGTATGGGAATGCCCGGACCTCATCGAGCTGCCTGTAGACGGACAGGCGGACCGGACCCGGTGGGTGCTGATTGTCAGCATCGGAGACCGCCCGGAGTGCCCGGAAGGCTCACGGACCCAATATTTTGTAGGCAGCTTTGACGGCAGCCGGTTCACAAGCGATGCGCAGCCTGAGGCCGTGCTGTGGCTTGATCACGGAAGGGATAATTATGCCGGTGTGACCTGGTCGGATGCGAACCGGGCGGATGGGGGCAGGCTCTTCATTGGGTGGATGAGCAACTGGAAATATGCCAACCTCACGCCGACGGACAGCTGGAGAAGCGCCATGACGCTCCCGCGGGTGATGTCCCTGAAGACCGGGCCATCCGGAGTCCGGCTGGTGCAGGAGCCGGTGAGCGGGCTTCAGAAGCTGCGCAGGGAAGAGCGTCAGTGGGAGAATGTGCCGGTGACTCCCGGTATCAATATCCTGTCGAGTGAGAAGAGCGGGACGTTTGAGATCGAGTGCGAGCTCGAGCTGGGCAGCGCCACGGAGGTGGGGCTGAAGCTCCGGCAGTCGGAGAGCGAGGAGACGGTCGTGGGGTACAACGCCTCAGCGCAGACGCTGTTCATCGACCGCACCCGGTCAGGCGAGACCGGATTTCATGCGGCCTTCGGCTGCAGGCATGAGGCTCCCCTGGAGGCGCGGGAAGGCAGGCTGAAGCTCCGCCTGTTCGTCGACCACGCTTCAGTCGAAGTCTTCGCTAACGACGGTGAATTGGTGATGACCGACCAAATCTTCCCCGATCCGGGCAGTACCGGATTGGAGCTGTACGCCCTTGGCGGAGAAGCTCGGCTGATCTCCCTCAGACTATACGAGTTGAATTCGGTCTACTCGGCTGTGACCGCCGGAATATAATTGGCATCCATACCAGAGCAAGCGGTCTATTGACCGCTTGCTTATTGGTGATGTAACAAGAACGCCCTCCTGCAGCTCTCGCGGCATATAGACGGCGTTCTTTGTTATAGCTCGCCCTTGAAGGCGGATGCCTCTCTTGGCTTCACGGAAGCGGAAGAGGGCATCCGGCAGAGCCGCTCCGAGAATACGTGTCCCCACACGGAGACGAGAATGAGAACGGCGGCGGCAAGGGCAGCCAGCAGGAGCGCCGATACATACCCGGCGAAGATGAAGAGCAGCAGCAGTGCGGCTGCGCCGGTGATATAGGGGGAGGGGACCACCCCCGCCGCCACTTTCATGAAGAGCGCATTGCCGAGCAGGAACAGCGCCGGCCCTCCCAGCATCATCGCGGCCGCTATCGGACCCGGATGCTCCAGCGGGTGGGCGAGAAGCAGTTCCCCTGCTACGGCGGTCAGGATAATGCCCGCAACCAGCAGCAGATGGGTATAGGTGTAAGCCGAACGGGCCAGTCTGCCCGGGTCGGCGGAATGGGCGATGAGATGATGTCCGGTCTTGGAGGTGGCGTCGAAGTAGATCCACCATAAGGCGACCGTGACGATAAAGGCTGCGGCAAAAGCGGCCGCCGTGGGGAGAGTCCACGCAGACTCAGCAAATGTGACGCCCATTAGCAGGATGGACTCGCCGAGAGCGATGATAATGAACAGGCCGCACCTCTCGGCCATGTGAGAGCCTTCGACGTCCCATACAGAAGTGGGCGTTCTGCCAAGCAGCGGCACCCAGAAGCCGAGAGAGGGGGCGGCATATTCCACAAGAAGCGCGACCGCCCACAGCGCAAGCCGGTACGAATCCTCTGCGAATGCTCCTGTGATCCAGAATATTCCCGATACACACATCCACAGTAAAATGCGGACAAAATTAACCCGGAGCTCCTGGAGCCCCTTGTGAATCATCCCAATGGCGAAAGCGGTCCGGCCTACTTGAAAGAGCACATACGCTGCAGCGAAATAGAGCCCCCTGGACTCGAACGCCTCGGGTATGGAAGCCGACAGGATCAGGCCCAGCAGCATCAGCCCGATGAGCATGAGACGCACCGGCAGCGTCTCGGGATTCAGCCAGTTGATCACCCAGGCCGTGAAGATCCAGACCCACCATACGGCCATCGTCAGAAGCACCAATTGCACGGCACCGTGCATCGACATCTCTTCGAGGAACGAATGGGAGAGCTGGGTGACGGCAAAGACGAAAATCAGATCAAAAAACAATTCGATAAAGGAGACTTTCCCCGAGTCGCTGTTCCCCCTGCTGCGCAGCAGGCCCGCTTGCGAAGGCCGCTTCATCATCATATTCCTCCCCGGATGCTGCAAAAAGGACAGTCTGACACTGTCCTCTTCGGAATCTACATTCAAACATCTTATTTTCCTTCATGCCCGCCGAACATGGTGTGGGCGTAGAATACGCCTGCGCCGTAAGCGCCGCTGTGCTGCAGAGCGATATCCATCACCGCGTCGTAAGTCTCTTGTCTTGCCCAGTCGCGCTGATACTCGAGAAGCACCGACTGCCACGTTACCGGAATCGCTCCGGCTTGGATCATCCGCTGAATGGACGTATTGTGAGCCTCAACCGTGGTTCCTGCGGAAGCATCGGTAACAATGTACACCTCGTAGCCTTCCTTCAGCGCGGCGATAGTCGGGAAGGCAAGACATACTTCGGTCCACAGCGCGGCAATGACAAGCTTCTTGCGGCCGGTTGCCTTCACGGCGGCTACGAAGTTTTCGTCTTCCCACGAATTCATGCTGGTCCGGTCGATGGGCTTGTATTCAGGGAACACTTCCTGAATGTGGGGGTGAATCGGACCCGAGAACGATTCAGCCGCTACGGTTGTGAGAATGATCGGAGCATGGAATACCTTCGCCGTTTTGGCCAGGCCTACCGCATTGTTGATAATGGCTTGCCGGTCCGCGCTTTGCACACCGAACAGCATCTGGGGCTGGTGGTCGATCAGAATAATCGCCGAGTTATCGCCTGTGAGCAAGTCGGTCTTGTCATTAAACATAAGTATTCTCCCTACTTTCCGGAATTTGGTTACAACAGATCTGCTGCCTTGCCTGGGGAACGGCTGTTGTATGTAACCATAGTAGGAAAACCCGCAAAAACGAGCAATCCTCATTTTCCTATACGATCTATAGAAGAAACTTATACGTTTGGAAGCAGGCGGGCGGGTCCCCTGTTCGGGCGGACACATTAGTTTTTTCTATGTATGGTATAGTCAAAGCTTTATTGATGGATGGGGAGCCGGATACTACAATTGCATGTAAATCGTCTGAATTTATTGCATAGTCGAGGGAGGGATGACATCGATGTGGGGTTCCATGCTGCTTGCTCTGGGCACCGGTCTTGTGATCGGACTTGTTTTTCAGTCGCTTCGGATTCCATCTCCCGCGCCGCCCTTCTTGGGTCTGCTGGGCCTTCTGGGTATGTTCCTGGGCCAGAATGCAGTGCCGTGGGTCAAAGCGTGGCTGAGCCATCATTCATGAGCGGCGATTACAAAAAAGACCGTTAAAGGAGATGCAAAAGGATGACTCTGGAACCAAATGCAGTAGAGGCGGATCTGTTGATCTACAATGCCAACATCGTAACCATGGATGAATCCAACCCGACAGCTACCGCTGTGGCTGTCAAAGGGGACCGGTTCCTGGCCGTGGGCAGCGACTCCGACATCATGCGCTACCAAGGACCGGCCACACGCATGGTCGACGGGAACAAGCGGCTGCTCATTCCGGGGCTGAACGATTCCCACATTCACCTGATCCGCGGAGGCCTGAACTATAACCTGGAGCTGCGGTGGGATGGCGTTCCCTCGGTTGCGGATGCCCTGCGCATGCTGAAGCAGCAGGTGGACCGTACGCCGGCCCCGCATTGGGTGCGTGTGGTAGGCGGATGGACGGAGTTCCAGTTCAAGGAGCGCCGGATGCCGACGCTGGAGGAGATCAACCGGATCGCCCCGCACACGCCGGTCTTCATTCTGAATCTGTACCGCCAGGCATTTTTGAACCAAGCGGCTCTGCGGGTCGTCGGCTATACGAAGGACAGCCCCAACCCTCCGGGCGGAGAGATTCAGCGCGACAGCAACGGCAATCCGACAGGGATGCTCATTGCCCGACCCAACGCCACCATCCTGTATGCCACTCTCGCCAAGGGACCGAGACTCTCGTACGAGGATCAGATGAACTCCACGCGGTTGTTCATGCGGGAGCTGAACCGGTTCGGGCTTACCAGCGTCATCGACGCAGGCGGCGGCTTTCAGAACTACCCGGATGACTATCAGGTCTTTGCGGAGCTGGACCGGCGCGGGGAGATCACGGTCCGCACCGCTTACAATCTGTTCACGCAGCATCCGAATCACGAGCTGGAGGATTTTCAGTCGTGGACGTCCACCACACAGCCTTATACCGGCAGTCCCTACTACCGGCATAATGGCGCCGGGGAGATGCTGGTCTACAGCGCAGCGGACTTCGAGGATTTCGTCGAGCCCCGTCCGGAGCTGCCGGCCGTCTTGGAAGACGAGCTGTATTCGGTGACGCATCACCTGGTTCAGCAACGCTGGCCGTTTCGTCTACATGCGACGTACGGCGAGTCGATCTCCCGTTTTCTCGACGTATTCGAGCGCGTGAACAAGGACGTTCCATTCAAGGACCTGCGCTGGATCCTGGATCATGCCGAAACGATTCATGAGAAGGACCTCGAACGCGTCGTCGCGCTCGGCGGTGCCATTGCCGTTCAGAACCGCATGGCCTTCCAGGGCGAATATTTCGTTGACCGGTACGGAGCGCAAGCGGCTGAAGAAGCCCCGCCGATCACCAAAATGCTGACGGCCGGATTGCATGTAGGCGTGGGGACAGATGCCACGAGGGTAGCCAGTTACAACCCGTGGGTTTCGCTGTACTGGCTCGTGACCGGCAAGACGCTGGGCGGACTCCGTCTGTATCCCGAATCGAACAGGGTGGACCGTCACCAGGCTCTCCGGATGTACACGGCAGGCAATGCCTGGTTCTCCAAGGAAGAGGACGTCAAAGGTCAGATCAAAGCGGGGCAGTATGCGGACTTGTCGTTCCTGACGGACAATTTCTTCCAGGTGGCCGAGGAAGAGATCAAGGGGATCGAATCGGTCCTGACCGTTGTAGGCGGCAGGATTGTGTACGGCACGCGCGAGTACCAGAAGCTGTCGCCGCCGGCCCCGAAGGCAAGCCCCGACTGGGCGCCGCACAACTTCTTCGGGGGCTATTACAGCGGACCCGGGTATGGAGGGGGCAGCTCGGCGGTTCAGGCCCCCGCGCACAACAAGCTGCATCACCGGGGCTGCCACCATCACCACGGCAGCGGCTTCTGCGACCTGGACTGCTTTGTGTTCTAGTGTGTACAGGTATGAACCGGAAGGAGGTGGCGTAGATGTCCGATGTGACGGTCAAAGTCATTGACAATGGTCCGCTCTGTATCACCGGCCTGGTGGACGTGGTGGATGCGGAAGGCAACCGGTTTGAAACGAAGGAAACCTTCATCCTCTGTCGATGCGGTTTATCCGGCAAAAAACCGTTCTGTGATATGACGCATAAAGGCAAGTTTGAAAGCGCGCCCCGCGCCTAGGCCCATGCAGTCATGCCGGAGTGAACGGCAGGATTCTTAGTACGGTGTACCAGTGCCTCTTGCATACGGCAGTCGTCCTTTGGGGGATGATGCCGGAAGGCAAGGGGCCTTTTCTTTGTCGGGCGGCCTGGCCTGAGGCACGCGGAACGTCAAAAAAGCACACCTCCTCACGTCCGGTGAGGAGGTGCGCCTGTGCGTGGCAATGGCTTTTCCGCGATTGGCATTACGCCAGGGCATCTTTCCCGGCAGGGGAAGCGTGGGGGGATAATCCCAAGTCCAGCTTGTCGTTCAGCCAGTCGAAGGCATAGCCGGCCACCTCTTCCCAGCCCTCCTGTGCAATAATCCAGTGGGTCCGCTCCGGGAAGGCTTTAAACTCGGTGACCGTACGGGACGATGGTCGGTACAGGCTGAAATTTTTGCGGATGGACGCTGCCGTAGTAATCCGGTCTTCTTCTCCCGCAACCAAGAGCAGCGGCCCCCGATTGGCGGGGTTGTAGTTCACGGCAGTGGGGCTCTTGGGGTCAATGGGAGACAGCGCGGTCTGAAAGAAGATTCGGCTTGTCTCCGGCACGACGTTATCGTGGTATGCCTGTTCCTGCTCCTCTCTGGACAGCAGGTGGACGAAGGCATACTGGAAGGTGCTGAAGGGCATCAGGTAGGTGGTCTTCCATGGCTTGGACAGAATGCCGAAGACGGACCTTACCGTCGTCGGATACCGTGCAGCGATGACCCCTCTTGTCGCCACGGGACTGATCGCGATGCCGGCTGAACCCAAATCCCGGTCCATCAAAATCTGCGTCAGCATGCCGCCATAAGAGTGGCCGATCAGGATCGGTTTTGACGGCAGGGATTGGATGATGTTCGTGTAGTAAGCGATAAGCTCTTCGAGCTTCAAGGTTCCCAGCCGGGAGGCGGGATGTTTCCGCAGCTCTGCCGCCTCCTTCTCATGATAAGGCCATGCCGGTGCGATGGTTTGAAATCCCCTGGCTTCAAAGTAGCTTCTCATGAGGCCCCAACTGGATGCGGTGACAAAAGCTCCATGAATGAACAGAATGACAGGTTTGTTCATCGATCATGCTCCTTTTTCAATGCATAATGATAGGGTCTTCTTCAACCTTGTTACACATGAGGAAGGTGTGCGCTTGAACGGTTTGCGCTGCTGGCCTGCCCCTTCCCGTCCAGGCGAATGAACACAGGCACCAGCATGCTTAACCCGAGCAGGGCGGTTAATACCAGGAACGCTGGGAGATGCCCCGCTGCATCTACCAGAGCGATAGAGAGGATAGGACCGAGCGACGCGCCGATGAACAGCATGAACATATGGAAGGAGACCGCAATGGCCCGCAGATCACCGGCCAGCTGGCCGATTAATGAGATTAAGGCGGGAAGGGTCACCGCGATTCCCGTGATG containing:
- a CDS encoding DUF1427 family protein — encoded protein: MWGSMLLALGTGLVIGLVFQSLRIPSPAPPFLGLLGLLGMFLGQNAVPWVKAWLSHHS
- a CDS encoding CDGSH iron-sulfur domain-containing protein, which translates into the protein MSDVTVKVIDNGPLCITGLVDVVDAEGNRFETKETFILCRCGLSGKKPFCDMTHKGKFESAPRA
- a CDS encoding amidohydrolase, with protein sequence MTLEPNAVEADLLIYNANIVTMDESNPTATAVAVKGDRFLAVGSDSDIMRYQGPATRMVDGNKRLLIPGLNDSHIHLIRGGLNYNLELRWDGVPSVADALRMLKQQVDRTPAPHWVRVVGGWTEFQFKERRMPTLEEINRIAPHTPVFILNLYRQAFLNQAALRVVGYTKDSPNPPGGEIQRDSNGNPTGMLIARPNATILYATLAKGPRLSYEDQMNSTRLFMRELNRFGLTSVIDAGGGFQNYPDDYQVFAELDRRGEITVRTAYNLFTQHPNHELEDFQSWTSTTQPYTGSPYYRHNGAGEMLVYSAADFEDFVEPRPELPAVLEDELYSVTHHLVQQRWPFRLHATYGESISRFLDVFERVNKDVPFKDLRWILDHAETIHEKDLERVVALGGAIAVQNRMAFQGEYFVDRYGAQAAEEAPPITKMLTAGLHVGVGTDATRVASYNPWVSLYWLVTGKTLGGLRLYPESNRVDRHQALRMYTAGNAWFSKEEDVKGQIKAGQYADLSFLTDNFFQVAEEEIKGIESVLTVVGGRIVYGTREYQKLSPPAPKASPDWAPHNFFGGYYSGPGYGGGSSAVQAPAHNKLHHRGCHHHHGSGFCDLDCFVF
- a CDS encoding alpha/beta hydrolase, which gives rise to MNKPVILFIHGAFVTASSWGLMRSYFEARGFQTIAPAWPYHEKEAAELRKHPASRLGTLKLEELIAYYTNIIQSLPSKPILIGHSYGGMLTQILMDRDLGSAGIAISPVATRGVIAARYPTTVRSVFGILSKPWKTTYLMPFSTFQYAFVHLLSREEQEQAYHDNVVPETSRIFFQTALSPIDPKSPTAVNYNPANRGPLLLVAGEEDRITTAASIRKNFSLYRPSSRTVTEFKAFPERTHWIIAQEGWEEVAGYAFDWLNDKLDLGLSPHASPAGKDALA
- a CDS encoding glycoside hydrolase family 32 protein encodes the protein MNATPYLEKYRSQFHFTPPANWMNDPNGMVYWDGEYHLFYQYHPGGTTWGPMHWGHAVSTDLTHWEHLPMALKPDRHGQIFSGCAVVDWEDSSGFFAGSPGLVAVFTHADQHPDTDRPRQRQSLAYSLDKGRTWTMYDGNPVLSHEQLTDFRDPKVFWYAPNRTWVMVIAAGDRVLFYTSPDLKAWAYASEFGAEEGSHDGVWECPDLIELPVDGQADRTRWVLIVSIGDRPECPEGSRTQYFVGSFDGSRFTSDAQPEAVLWLDHGRDNYAGVTWSDANRADGGRLFIGWMSNWKYANLTPTDSWRSAMTLPRVMSLKTGPSGVRLVQEPVSGLQKLRREERQWENVPVTPGINILSSEKSGTFEIECELELGSATEVGLKLRQSESEETVVGYNASAQTLFIDRTRSGETGFHAAFGCRHEAPLEAREGRLKLRLFVDHASVEVFANDGELVMTDQIFPDPGSTGLELYALGGEARLISLRLYELNSVYSAVTAGI
- a CDS encoding hydrolase gives rise to the protein MFNDKTDLLTGDNSAIILIDHQPQMLFGVQSADRQAIINNAVGLAKTAKVFHAPIILTTVAAESFSGPIHPHIQEVFPEYKPIDRTSMNSWEDENFVAAVKATGRKKLVIAALWTEVCLAFPTIAALKEGYEVYIVTDASAGTTVEAHNTSIQRMIQAGAIPVTWQSVLLEYQRDWARQETYDAVMDIALQHSGAYGAGVFYAHTMFGGHEGK
- a CDS encoding low temperature requirement protein A gives rise to the protein MMMKRPSQAGLLRSRGNSDSGKVSFIELFFDLIFVFAVTQLSHSFLEEMSMHGAVQLVLLTMAVWWVWIFTAWVINWLNPETLPVRLMLIGLMLLGLILSASIPEAFESRGLYFAAAYVLFQVGRTAFAIGMIHKGLQELRVNFVRILLWMCVSGIFWITGAFAEDSYRLALWAVALLVEYAAPSLGFWVPLLGRTPTSVWDVEGSHMAERCGLFIIIALGESILLMGVTFAESAWTLPTAAAFAAAFIVTVALWWIYFDATSKTGHHLIAHSADPGRLARSAYTYTHLLLVAGIILTAVAGELLLAHPLEHPGPIAAAMMLGGPALFLLGNALFMKVAAGVVPSPYITGAAALLLLFIFAGYVSALLLAALAAAVLILVSVWGHVFSERLCRMPSSASVKPREASAFKGEL